A region of the Oceanihabitans sp. IOP_32 genome:
AATATCCATGGCATCAATAATCATAGCCGAATCGGTTGCATTCTTGCCGGTTGTATAACCGTATTGCTGTATCGGAGTTATAGCATTTTCAAGTAAAATATTTTTCCATTTCGATAAATGGGGTTTCGTCCAATCACCATAAATCCTTTTAATCGTTGGCGTGCCGTATTTGGCTATTTCTTCCATCATTTCTGTTATGTATTTTGATGGTACGTTGTCGCCGTCAATTAATACGGCAATTTTTGTGTCTTTTGTCATAGTTTATAAAGGTAGTAAAATATAGCAGATTTCAAATTTAGAAGGTGTTTTCTTCAGTAAAATCATTTAATCAAGCTGCATACATCTTAAATCCATATTTTTTTATGGTTTAAAAGTCTCATTTTATCAAATTTAACCAGTAAATCTTAGAAAAACACGTTCTAAATTTACGTTAGCTAATAATTTATTAAAATTTAAAAATTTTAGTTTGAATAATTTATATTTAAAAATAATAAAATATCTTTGAACAAATATCGAAATTATGACCAATACCCAGTTACTAAACATAGCAAAAGAATACGGTAGCCCTGTTTACGTTTATGATGCTGAAAAAATTACAGAGCAATACAAGCGTTTAACCAATGCGTTTAAAGGTGTAAAAACCGTAAAGTTAAATTATGCTGTAAAAGCTTTATCCAACATATCGATATTAAAACTGTTTAAAACTTTAGGTTCTGGTATTGATACCGTGTCTATTCAAGAGGTTAAACTAGGACTCGCTGCTGGTTTTTTACCAGAAGAAATTATTTTTACACCTAATGGTGTTTCACTTCTAGAGATTGAAGAAGCTGCTAAATTAGGGGTCCAAATAAACATTGATAATCTTGCAATTTTAGAGCAATTTGGAACAAAACATCCTAAAATTCCGGTTTGTATTCGTATAAATCCGCATGTTATGGCTGGTGGTAACAGTAACATTTCTGTGGGGCATATCGATTCTAAGTTTGGCATTTCAATACACCAAATTCCGCATTTGTTGCGTATTGTAGAAAATACGGGCATGACTATTAACGGCATTCATATGCACACGGGTAGTGATATTTTAGATATAGACGTGTTTTTATACGCTAGTGAGATTCTTTTTGATACAGCTAGTCATTTTAAAAATTTAGATTTTATAGACTTTGGTTCTGGTTTTAAAGTGCCTTACAAGGTTGGAGATATTGAAACTAATATTGAAGAATTGGGAGAGAAATTATCTTCTAAATTTAATTCGTTTTGTAAAGCTTATGGGAAAGAATTAACCCTAGTATTCGAGCCTGGTAAATTTTTAGTAAGCGAATCTGGCAAATTTTTAACCACGGTAAACGCAGTAAAGCAAACCACATCTACGGTTTTTGCTCAAGTAAATTCTGGGTTTAATCATTTAATTCGACCTATGTTTTATGGCGCGCATCACGATATTGTAAACATCTCAAATCCAGAGGGTCGCGAGCGTTTTTATACGGTTGTAGGCTATATTTGTGAAACAGATACTTTTGGAAACAATAGACGTATTAACGAAATAAGAGAAGGCGACATTCTATGTTTTAATAATGCTGGAGCTTACTGTTTCTCTATGGCTAGTAATTATAATTCACGCTATAGACCTGCAGAAGTTTTATGGTATAATAACAAGGCACATTTAATACGAAAAAGAGAAACTTTTGAAGATATCATCAATAATCAAATTGAAGTTGATTTTACTGAAACAAAAAAAGAAACCCAACTTGTAAAATAGATAAACTTTTAAAAGACTAAATAATGGGCGGAAAATAATCCTTTTTTCCTTCTCAAAGTACCAGAATGTCGTCGCTCGTTAAAAAGTTGTGTTTTAAAACTGATTTTTTTGGGAAAACAAATCGGTTCTCACTATAGATTTATAACCCTCAATTAAATATAAAGATCACACAGATTTTAAAACCTGTGTGATCTTTATGTTCTGCTATTATAGGTTTCTTTAAATTATAAATACACTTTATCACACCCATTAAAACAATCATTCTAAACCCTAGCCCTATTTAAACGCATTTCAAGATTCGTATAATAGTTAATGCAAATACGTTTTAATTTTGCTATAAATATTATAATTTCGCTGTTATGAGTGTTAATCTTCAAACCCCTATCGATTATTTAAAAGGCGTTGGCCCCAATCGTGCCGATTTACTGCGTAAGGAATTGGGTATTCACACCTACCAAGATTTAATAAATTTATTTCCAAACAGATATATAGACCGAACAAAGTATTATAATGTTAACGATTTGCAGCGCAGTAATACCGATGTGCAAGTTATTGGCAAAATAACTGGCCTTAAAGAAGTGGCTCAAAAACGCGGAAAACGATTAGTAGCCACTTTTCAAGACGACACTGGCACTATGGAATTGGTTTGGTTTAGGGGTCAAAAATGGATTCGAGAGCATTTAATCTTAAACAAACCCTATGTCGCTTTTGGCAAAGCCAATTGGTTTAGCGGTAAATTTAATATGGCACACCCAGATTTGGAGCTTTTAGAAGACCATGAAAAGAACATGCGCTCTGGCATGCAGGCCATTTATCCTTCTACCGAAAAATTATCGAATAGAGGCATTAGTAATCGTTTGATGGGGAACATCATGCAGCAGTTATTTATAGAAACTAAAGGTCGTTTTACTGAAACGTTATCTGATAATTTACGCTCAGAATTAAAATTAATTTCTAAAAAAGACGCTCTTTTTAATATCCATTTTCCAAAGAATCAGGAGCTACTTTCTAAGGCGCAATACCGTTTAAAATTTGAAGAATTATTTTATATTCAACTGCAATTAATTTTAAAAAATCTCATTAATAAATCGAAAATAAAAGGCTTTCTTTTTGATAAAGTTGGCGACTATTTCAATACCTTTTATTCAAGCCATTTACCCTTTGAATTAACTAATGCGCAGAAACGTGTTTTAAAAGAAATTCGTGCCGATTTAGGGAGTAATGCACAAATGAATCGACTTTTGCAGGGTGATGTGGGTTCTGGAAAAACAATTGTGGCGTTCATGTCAATGTTAATGGCACTTGACAACGGTTTTCAAGCCTGTTTAATGGCGCCGACTGAAATTTTGTCAGTCCAACACTATAACGGATTATCTGAACTCTGTAAAAACCTCAATATCAGTATAAAACTACTCACTGGCTCAAGTAAAACTTCAGAACGAAAAAAAATTCATGAAGCTTTAGAAAATGGCGATTTACAAATACTTATTGGCACGCATGCCCTACTAGAAGACAAGGTGAAATTTAAGAATTTAGGACTCGCCATTATCGATGAACAACACCGATTTGGAGTTGCACAACGCAGTAAATTATGGAAGAAAGGAAGTCCTCATCAATCCCTCCAAAAGGAGGAGACCCAATCTGTTCGAAAAAAATATATGACGGCTCGACCATCTACCTATAATTTGATAAAAGAGTTGCAAAAAGAAAACAAAAAACATAGCACAGAAGCTGAAGGTGTTTTATGGGAATCTTTGAGGGATAAAAAATTAGATTCTAAATTTAGAAGGCAACATATTATTGATGAATTTATAGTGGATTTTGTGTCACTAGAAAAAAACTTGATAATTGAAATTGATGGTGGCTGCCACCATACGATCGAGCAAAAAGAGGCTGACGATTTACGAACAAAAATTCTAAATGAAATAGGTTTTAAAGTTATTAGATTCACTAACGAGCAAGTTCTTGGTGATATTGATCATGTTTTACAATATATAGAAAACCGCTTAAAAAGCCTCCCTTCTAGAGAGGTTGGCAGGGCTGCTTCTCTTATCCCTCCTCATGTTTTAGTCATGACCGCTACGCCAATTCCTCGAACCTTAGCCATGTCGGTTTACGGTGATTTAGACATCTCTATTATTGATGAATTACCACCTGGCAGAAAGTCGATAAAAACCGTGCATCGATACGATAGTAATCGCTTGAATGTGTTTCGTTTTATTCGAGATGAGATTGAAAAAGGCCGACAAATTTATATTGTGTATCCGTTAATTCAAGAAAGTGCTGCCATGGATTATAAAGATTTAATGGATGGCTACGAAAGTATTTCTAGAGATTTCCCGATGCCAAAATATCAAATATCTATTGTGCATGGTAAAATGAAACCCGCCGATAAAGAATTCGAAATGCAGCGTTTTATTAAAGGTGAAACTCAAATTATGGTGGCCACAACCGTGATTGAAGTTGGGGTTAATGTGCCCAATGCCTCGGTTATGATTATTGAAAGTGCCGAGCGTTTTGGCTTATCGCAACTCCATCAATTACGTGGTCGTGTGGGCCGTGGTGCAGAACAAAGCTATTGTATTTTAATGACCAGCCACAAACTAAGCAACCAAAGTAAAACACGCTTAGAAACCATGGTTAAAACCAACGACGGCTTTGAAATTGCCGAAGTGGATTTACGCCTACGTGGTCCTGGCGATATCATGGGAACACAGCAAAGCGGGGTGTTAAACTTAAAAATAGCCGATATTGTTAAGGATAATGACATCTTGCAAAGTGCGAGGTATTACGCTAAAAAAATTCTTAAAAATGACCCTGCACTTTCTAAACCAGAAAATAGCGTCATTCTTAACACCTACAAACAATTAGCTAAGTACAAAAACATTTGGAATTATATTAGTTAGCCGAAATTACGAGACATTTTTAACACCACATCACCAAAACTAACCCTATTAAAAATAGCTCATTCCTAAAATTTAATTTTGTCATTTATTTTCAATCTAAAGCAGCAACAAGCAAAAACATATAAAGGAGAATGGTTAACTTTGCAATCCTTTTATAAACACAAGAATGATACACATTCACGAAAAAACATTACAAGATTTAGAGTTTTCGACGGTTTTACAACAAGTTAGCGAACATTGTGTAACACCTTTAGGGCACGAGAAAGCGCTTCAAATTACACCCTTTAAACATAAAGAGGACCTAGAAATAGCTTTACTATTAACCAACGAGTATTTATCGTCTTTTTATAATGAGAATCGTATTCCAAATCATGGTTTTGATAGCATTTCAAAAGAACTAAAACTATTAGGTATAGAAAATACCTATCTAGAAGTACATAGTTTAAAAAAACTCGTATCCATTTCGTTAACAACTAATGAGATTGTTAGCTATTTAAAAAAGTTTGAAGAATACTACCCCAATTTAAACACACACGCCTCACACATTGAGGTTACCAAAGTTATTATTGAAAAAGTTGATGCTATTGCAGATCGTTTTGGCGATATAAAAGATAATGCCTCTGCTCTACTTTTTGAATTACGTCAATCTATAAACCGTATAAAAGGTAAAATAAACGCTAGTTTTTCCAGTGCATTAAACATGTATCATAATCTGGATTATTTAGACGATATTAGAGAATCTGTGGTAGATAACAAACGTGTACTCGCCGTAAAAGCCATGTATCGCCGTAAAGTAAAAGGCGCCATAATGGGCGGCAGCAAAACGGGCAGTATTGTTTATATAGAGCCAGAAACCACCTTGCAATACTCGCGTGAGCTTAACAACCTAGAATATGAAGAGCATGAAGAGGTGATTCGTATTTTAAAGGAAGTTACCAATTATATGCGTCCGTTTTTACCTTTATTAGAAGCTTATCAAAGCTTTTTAATCGATATCGATGTGATTTCCGCGAAAGCGAAATACGCCAAATCTATGGATGCTATTCTTCCTGAAATTTCAAAAGAACGTAGCATGTACTTGCGCGATGCCTACCACCCGCTACTCTATTTAAATAATTTAGAGAAAAAAGAAAAAACATTTCCGCAAACCATTACCCTTAAAAAAGACAGTAGGATTATAGTAATCTCTGGTCCAAATGCAGGTGGTAAAAGCATCACGCTTAAAACGGTGGGCTTATTGCAAGTGATGCTACAAAGCGGCTTATTAATTCCGGTACACGAGCGCAGTCATGTGTGTTTGTTCGAAAGGATATTAAGTGATATTGGCGATAATCAATCTATTGAAAACCATTTAAGCACTTATAGTTATCGCTTAAAACAAATGAATTATTTTTTAAAGAAGTGTAACAAAAATACACTGTTTTTAATTGATGAATTTGGTACAGGAAGTGATCCCGAACTGGGTGGTGCCTTGGCTGAAACATTTTTAGAAGAATTTTATCATCGTGAAGCTTTTGGAATCATCACAACTCACTATTCCAACTTAAAAATATTAGCAAATGAGTTGCCGCATATGCTAAACGCCAATATGCTTTTTGATGAACGCACTTTAGAACCCCTTTTTAAACTTGTAATTGGTCAAGCTGGCAGTAGTTTTACCTTTGAGGTGGCTCAGAAAAACGGCATTCCCTATAGTTTAATTAATCGGGCTAAAAAGAAGATTGAGCGCAGTAAAGTACGTTTTGATGCGACTATAGCAAAACTCCAAAAAGAACGCTCTAAACTTGAGAAAACTGGCCAATCTTTAAAATTAAATGAAAAGAAAAAAATTGAAGAAGCCGATAAATTAGAAGAAATCAACGCTAAAATTCAAAAAAAACTAGAAAACTATCAAGAATTATACGATAGCAATCAACGCCTTATTTACTTAGGCCAAAAAGTTAACGACATTGCCGAAAGTTACTTTGAAAATAAAAAGAAAAAAGTTTTAATGGACGAGCTTTTTAAGTTGGTTCAAATTGAAAATTCTAAACGACAAAAAGTTTCTGCAAAGCAAAAAAAGGCGCAAAAAGCAAAAGAAAAACAAGTAAAACAAGAAGCCGAAAAGAAGGTTGAAGTCATAAGAAAAAAGAAAAAAATAGCAAAACAACAAGCTATTGAACAACCTAAGCCAAAAGCTGTTTTAAAAGTAGGCGACCGCGTTAGACTGCAAGATGGACGTGCCGTTGGGAGTATTGATAAAATTGAAAAGAATAAGGCCGTTGTTAATTATGGTATGTTTACCACCAATGTGAGCTTGAACCAGTTGGAATTGGTAGAGGCGGAAAAAAAATAGCTATCATTCGCAGTCGCTGTTTTCTGTTAATTTAGCAGTATTGGATCAAAGTATACTGCAATGAGCCATCATTGTTCGTAAACCAATAAACAGCCAACACCAAGTTGCTGAATCACAACTTTAGGCGCCGACTGTATTGACTAATAGTTATTATTAATAAATGCGCCATGCGTAAAAATAGGTACGCATATCAATATCAGCATCTTCAGTTAAAAGCAATCTTATATAAGGTTCTTTATCATCTTGTACATTTTTCAGTAAAATTTTCTCTTCTTTTTTTCCTAAATAGTCATTGTCACCAATGGTATCATCTTCAGTAAACTCTGCAGATAAGAATATATAATCGTTCTCTAAATCGGGCTTATACAATTCTATTTCTCTAGTTTCAATGGTTGGTATTGGCCAAAATTTGCCTTCGTCTGGTATAATATAATTGTTTCTGGTACGTGTGTAAGAGACTGACCCCTTAACACTACCGCCTTGATAAATTTTTGCTTTCATATTACCATGTAAACGTATGCTACCGCCGTTATTTTTTACCATATTTAATCCGTGAAGCTGAATACCGAATTTCTGGTAGGCCTGATAGCACGTTCTAATATTATACTCGCTAGACAAAACAACGTTAGCAACAGGAAATCCTTTTTTAATATACCTTAAGGTGTAGCCTAATGGCGCGCCTGGTGAATTTGCAGAATACTCCCCGCCTTCTGTGATGTACGTATAAACGCCTTCAGGACCGCTAACTACCTGAGCGGCATCTCCCGACGAACCACCAACTACCAAAGCCTTAACTGTGGAACTTTCCCAAAAACTTTTATGCTCGCCTTCTCCGTTTACTTCTCCGCCATTAAACGCCGCACTAAAAGCCGCTTGCGTATCGCTAAACTTAGAATTTGTTTCTACGGTGTACAATAGCATTCTTCCGTATTTTACCGATGATACAATTACAGGACTTATAGCGTTTAAATTTGGCAGGCCTGTAAACAGTTTTGCAGGGTTTTCACTCTCTTCAATTGTTAAATCAATAGTGTAATACACCTGTAAATACTTGATAACATATTTATATTTCTTTTCTGAACTGCTGAAATTAAACGACCCTGAAACACTGTTTCTCCCTTTGGTATAGCTTGCCCCCAAAGCGATATTTAAGTGCTCTTCTGAGTAAACTTCTTCTGTGGTAAAATTAACCTTTGCAGCTGTAGATCCCGTTACTCCTTGCTGCAACATATCTTTTACGCCTTCTCTAACGGTATTAATATTTGGGTTTTCAACATAGGCAGATGGTTTACCGTTTAAATTTTCCAATGAAACTGATAATGTTATTGGTGCTCTACCGCCTGTAATTCCGATGTATTCTCCTGTAGGAATGGATTCCCCTTTTAACATGGCCCCAGGGTAGATAACATCGCTGGTAGGATCCAATAAAATCATTTCGCTAAAACCAGGTGCCATTTTATATGTTTTTACAACACACTCATCGGTTTGCCCTTCACGTTCTGGGTCACTTTCTTTTAGTAGTTCTTTACCTGAAACTTCTGGCTGAACAAAGTCTGATAGATCTTCCAATAAATCATTTATTGTTTGCAATGTTTCATCTGAGACCTTTCCGGCATCAACACTTTCCTTACTACACCCAGCGCAGGAAAAAAGCGTAATGATGAAAAATGCTGTATAAATAATGTTTTTAACTGGTAATAATTGTGTTTTCATAATTTCTAGTTTTTGTGATTCAACACTCTAAAACTAGATAGAAATGCAAGTGAAAACTAATTTTTGGCATGGACAAAGTATAGACAGGATTGAGATTTTCACATAGATTGCATCAAAATCTAAATAAAAACAAACAACTTTAAAAAACTGATAATCAATTAATTATTATTGAATTATTAAAATTCGATAATGGACAAACCATAGACTAACTTACATATTGGAATATATATTAGTGTTGGACATATTCTAAATTTAACTAACTTGGTTTCATAATAACCAACCTTTTAAAAGATGTATTTTCGTATAATATTCTTTCTCTTATTAACAGTTCAAACCAATCTTGTAGCACAAAACACCAAACTTGTTGATAGTTTAAAAAAAGCGCTTAAACTGAAAAAAGAAGACGATTCTTTAAAAATTAGGATACTCACAAGACTGCATGAAAAACTTATGTTTTCTAATCCAGAAGAAGCAAGAGGCTATGCGTTACAAGAATTAGAAATTTCAAAAAGAATAAATTATGAATATGGTATAGGCCTTGGGCATTTGCATTTAGGAGATTATCATTTCAACAAATCTAGTATTGACTCTGCAAAATATCACTATCACATAGCAAAATCTTATTTTAAAAAAACAAAAAAAATCAGAGGATTAATTTTTGTGGATTATACTTTAGCGGAAATTTTTAAAGAAGAAGGCGATTACGATACCGCTTTGAAGATATTCCATGAAAGCATAAACATAATAGAACATAACGTTAAACCTCCCTATTACAGACAAAAATTTTTAGCAGGTTCTTTTTTAGCCATTGGTGCCTGTAATTTAGATATTGGTAAACTTCATTTAGCTTTATCAAATTCTTTAAAAGCACTTGATTTATACGAAAAAATAGACCATAAAACGCGAAAAGCTGATGCCTTAAAACAAGTTGGAGATATTGAAAAAGAACTAGGGCATTTAAAATTAGCTTTAAACTACTACGAACAAGCATTAAAAATATATAAAGATTTTGAGGATATTATTTATATAACATCAACAAATAATGCGATTGGCAAGGTTTATAAACTATTGGGAGATTTTAATAAAGCTGAAAAGCACCAATTAGAAGCCATAAGTTTGGCCAGGCAAAATGACGTCAGATCATCATTATCTAGTGCTTTAAATGATTTAGGCGACATTTATATAACTAGAGAAAAATATGATTTAGCTCGAAAAGCATTTGATGAATCCAGGAAAGTGTCAGAAAAAGAAAATATAATACTAAATATTATTGATGCTTATAAGGGGTTATCAACAACAGATTATTTCGAAAAAAAACACAAACAAGCACTAAAAAAAATAGAACACGCTATTGCTTTGGCGAAAGCATCCAATACCATGCTCGCACTTCAAAACCTTTATAGTTTTCGTGCTACTATACTAGAATCATTAAATAGAAACAAGGAGGCTATATTTTATCTAAAAGAAGCACAAAAAGTAAATGATAGTATATTATCAATTAAAAAAACGCAGCAAATAGAAGAGCTGAAAACCATTTACGAATCTGAAAAAAAGGAAGCAGAAATCACCTTTCAGAAAAAAGAAATTGAAACATTAAGCACCCAGGCCAAAAATGACAAACTCACAAAAACACTTTATAGCATTGGTATGTTTTCTTTTATTGCTATTGCGGGTCTAATATATTTTAGCTTTAAACAACGCATAAAAAAGAATAAAATAGCACGCGAAAAACAAGAGGAAATTTTAAAGCAAGAATTAGCATTTAAAAAGAAAGAATTAGCAAGTCAAACCCTGCATCTGGTCCAAAAAAACACCTTTATTAACGAGCTAAAAGAGAACCTTGAAAGAATAAAACAATCGCCACAACTTTTTAAAATAGAATTTAGACGATTAGTGATGCTGCTTAGAAAAGAAAGTGCCGAAGACAAAAATTGGGAAGTCTTTAAATCTTATTTCTCTGAGGTGCACAATAACTTCGATATTAAACTTAAAGAAGTTTATGCAGACATTACTGAAAAAGAAATTCGGTTAGCCTCCTTTTTACGTATGCATCTTTCCACTAAAGAAATCGCATCGATGCTTAATGTATTGCCAGAAAGTGTTTCAAAATCGAAATACCGACTAAAAAAGAAACTAAATTTAGACAAAGAAACCGATTTAAATACCTTTTTAAGTAATTTGTAAAGCCATATCTTTGCACCGTCATCCTGAGCTTTTTAAAAAAGCGTGAGAATCTTTTTAAATAAAACTATAATTTAACCGATTGTCACGTCATCCTTCCTCACAATTACTAACAATTATGGAATATATTCCAAAAAACAAAAAACTAATTCTTTTTGATGGTGTTTGTAATCTTTGCAACCACAGCGTGCAATTTATAATAACTCACGATAAAAACAATGTGTTTATGTTTGCACCTTTACAAGGCACTACAGGAGCGGCACTTGTTAAAACCCTTAATATTGACACCAAAAAATTAGACTCCATACTACTTTACACCCCTAAAAAGGGGGTGAAAAGCAAAAGCACAGCAGCCTTAAAAATAGCTTCTAAACTGCGGTTTCCTATTAATGTATTATATATTTTTATTATCGTACCGCCATTTATTCGCAATTGGATTTACAATATTATTGCCAAGAACCGCTACAGATGGTTTGGTAAGAAAGAGACTTGTATGATTCCAACTGCCGAGTTAGAAAATAAGTTTTTGCCTTAGTTTTCAACAAATAA
Encoded here:
- a CDS encoding DUF559 domain-containing protein; amino-acid sequence: MSVNLQTPIDYLKGVGPNRADLLRKELGIHTYQDLINLFPNRYIDRTKYYNVNDLQRSNTDVQVIGKITGLKEVAQKRGKRLVATFQDDTGTMELVWFRGQKWIREHLILNKPYVAFGKANWFSGKFNMAHPDLELLEDHEKNMRSGMQAIYPSTEKLSNRGISNRLMGNIMQQLFIETKGRFTETLSDNLRSELKLISKKDALFNIHFPKNQELLSKAQYRLKFEELFYIQLQLILKNLINKSKIKGFLFDKVGDYFNTFYSSHLPFELTNAQKRVLKEIRADLGSNAQMNRLLQGDVGSGKTIVAFMSMLMALDNGFQACLMAPTEILSVQHYNGLSELCKNLNISIKLLTGSSKTSERKKIHEALENGDLQILIGTHALLEDKVKFKNLGLAIIDEQHRFGVAQRSKLWKKGSPHQSLQKEETQSVRKKYMTARPSTYNLIKELQKENKKHSTEAEGVLWESLRDKKLDSKFRRQHIIDEFIVDFVSLEKNLIIEIDGGCHHTIEQKEADDLRTKILNEIGFKVIRFTNEQVLGDIDHVLQYIENRLKSLPSREVGRAASLIPPHVLVMTATPIPRTLAMSVYGDLDISIIDELPPGRKSIKTVHRYDSNRLNVFRFIRDEIEKGRQIYIVYPLIQESAAMDYKDLMDGYESISRDFPMPKYQISIVHGKMKPADKEFEMQRFIKGETQIMVATTVIEVGVNVPNASVMIIESAERFGLSQLHQLRGRVGRGAEQSYCILMTSHKLSNQSKTRLETMVKTNDGFEIAEVDLRLRGPGDIMGTQQSGVLNLKIADIVKDNDILQSARYYAKKILKNDPALSKPENSVILNTYKQLAKYKNIWNYIS
- a CDS encoding tetratricopeptide repeat protein; this translates as MYFRIIFFLLLTVQTNLVAQNTKLVDSLKKALKLKKEDDSLKIRILTRLHEKLMFSNPEEARGYALQELEISKRINYEYGIGLGHLHLGDYHFNKSSIDSAKYHYHIAKSYFKKTKKIRGLIFVDYTLAEIFKEEGDYDTALKIFHESINIIEHNVKPPYYRQKFLAGSFLAIGACNLDIGKLHLALSNSLKALDLYEKIDHKTRKADALKQVGDIEKELGHLKLALNYYEQALKIYKDFEDIIYITSTNNAIGKVYKLLGDFNKAEKHQLEAISLARQNDVRSSLSSALNDLGDIYITREKYDLARKAFDESRKVSEKENIILNIIDAYKGLSTTDYFEKKHKQALKKIEHAIALAKASNTMLALQNLYSFRATILESLNRNKEAIFYLKEAQKVNDSILSIKKTQQIEELKTIYESEKKEAEITFQKKEIETLSTQAKNDKLTKTLYSIGMFSFIAIAGLIYFSFKQRIKKNKIAREKQEEILKQELAFKKKELASQTLHLVQKNTFINELKENLERIKQSPQLFKIEFRRLVMLLRKESAEDKNWEVFKSYFSEVHNNFDIKLKEVYADITEKEIRLASFLRMHLSTKEIASMLNVLPESVSKSKYRLKKKLNLDKETDLNTFLSNL
- a CDS encoding endonuclease MutS2, producing the protein MIHIHEKTLQDLEFSTVLQQVSEHCVTPLGHEKALQITPFKHKEDLEIALLLTNEYLSSFYNENRIPNHGFDSISKELKLLGIENTYLEVHSLKKLVSISLTTNEIVSYLKKFEEYYPNLNTHASHIEVTKVIIEKVDAIADRFGDIKDNASALLFELRQSINRIKGKINASFSSALNMYHNLDYLDDIRESVVDNKRVLAVKAMYRRKVKGAIMGGSKTGSIVYIEPETTLQYSRELNNLEYEEHEEVIRILKEVTNYMRPFLPLLEAYQSFLIDIDVISAKAKYAKSMDAILPEISKERSMYLRDAYHPLLYLNNLEKKEKTFPQTITLKKDSRIIVISGPNAGGKSITLKTVGLLQVMLQSGLLIPVHERSHVCLFERILSDIGDNQSIENHLSTYSYRLKQMNYFLKKCNKNTLFLIDEFGTGSDPELGGALAETFLEEFYHREAFGIITTHYSNLKILANELPHMLNANMLFDERTLEPLFKLVIGQAGSSFTFEVAQKNGIPYSLINRAKKKIERSKVRFDATIAKLQKERSKLEKTGQSLKLNEKKKIEEADKLEEINAKIQKKLENYQELYDSNQRLIYLGQKVNDIAESYFENKKKKVLMDELFKLVQIENSKRQKVSAKQKKAQKAKEKQVKQEAEKKVEVIRKKKKIAKQQAIEQPKPKAVLKVGDRVRLQDGRAVGSIDKIEKNKAVVNYGMFTTNVSLNQLELVEAEKK
- a CDS encoding thiol-disulfide oxidoreductase DCC family protein, with the protein product MEYIPKNKKLILFDGVCNLCNHSVQFIITHDKNNVFMFAPLQGTTGAALVKTLNIDTKKLDSILLYTPKKGVKSKSTAALKIASKLRFPINVLYIFIIVPPFIRNWIYNIIAKNRYRWFGKKETCMIPTAELENKFLP
- the lysA gene encoding diaminopimelate decarboxylase; this encodes MTNTQLLNIAKEYGSPVYVYDAEKITEQYKRLTNAFKGVKTVKLNYAVKALSNISILKLFKTLGSGIDTVSIQEVKLGLAAGFLPEEIIFTPNGVSLLEIEEAAKLGVQINIDNLAILEQFGTKHPKIPVCIRINPHVMAGGNSNISVGHIDSKFGISIHQIPHLLRIVENTGMTINGIHMHTGSDILDIDVFLYASEILFDTASHFKNLDFIDFGSGFKVPYKVGDIETNIEELGEKLSSKFNSFCKAYGKELTLVFEPGKFLVSESGKFLTTVNAVKQTTSTVFAQVNSGFNHLIRPMFYGAHHDIVNISNPEGRERFYTVVGYICETDTFGNNRRINEIREGDILCFNNAGAYCFSMASNYNSRYRPAEVLWYNNKAHLIRKRETFEDIINNQIEVDFTETKKETQLVK
- a CDS encoding thiol-activated cytolysin family protein, with the protein product MKTQLLPVKNIIYTAFFIITLFSCAGCSKESVDAGKVSDETLQTINDLLEDLSDFVQPEVSGKELLKESDPEREGQTDECVVKTYKMAPGFSEMILLDPTSDVIYPGAMLKGESIPTGEYIGITGGRAPITLSVSLENLNGKPSAYVENPNINTVREGVKDMLQQGVTGSTAAKVNFTTEEVYSEEHLNIALGASYTKGRNSVSGSFNFSSSEKKYKYVIKYLQVYYTIDLTIEESENPAKLFTGLPNLNAISPVIVSSVKYGRMLLYTVETNSKFSDTQAAFSAAFNGGEVNGEGEHKSFWESSTVKALVVGGSSGDAAQVVSGPEGVYTYITEGGEYSANSPGAPLGYTLRYIKKGFPVANVVLSSEYNIRTCYQAYQKFGIQLHGLNMVKNNGGSIRLHGNMKAKIYQGGSVKGSVSYTRTRNNYIIPDEGKFWPIPTIETREIELYKPDLENDYIFLSAEFTEDDTIGDNDYLGKKEEKILLKNVQDDKEPYIRLLLTEDADIDMRTYFYAWRIY